One Cyanobium sp. Tous-M-B4 DNA window includes the following coding sequences:
- a CDS encoding sulfite exporter TauE/SafE family protein codes for MLESDPLRQVARMLWSLLPYLPLGLLAGLLSGVLGIGGGLVFSPLLLLAGLDPHKALATSTLAIVPTTLGGTWAHLRNRSLPWRGGLAIVLGAGLGAGLFSQVGLVLHGWMLLAMQALMYGGLALSFRPPSSQAAIDTPSLKLAGLAATGMVAGMATGLLGLGGGLVMVPLMVQLMQVPIHLAIRFSTLAVLTSASVASTTFLLDGRALLPIGMLLGGTAAVAAHWSAARLDRVSDGQLTWLLRALTLIFALDSGRRALALLLSRPG; via the coding sequence ATGCTGGAGAGTGATCCATTGCGCCAGGTTGCCCGGATGTTGTGGAGCCTGTTGCCCTATCTGCCCCTTGGCCTGCTGGCGGGTCTGCTGTCAGGCGTACTGGGCATTGGCGGTGGTCTGGTGTTTTCACCCCTATTGCTGCTAGCCGGACTTGATCCGCACAAGGCCCTGGCCACCAGCACCCTGGCGATCGTGCCCACCACCCTGGGTGGCACCTGGGCCCACCTGCGCAACCGCAGCCTTCCCTGGCGCGGGGGCTTGGCGATTGTGCTGGGGGCAGGCCTCGGTGCCGGCCTGTTCAGCCAGGTTGGGCTGGTGCTGCATGGCTGGATGTTGCTCGCAATGCAGGCGTTGATGTACGGAGGGCTGGCCTTGAGCTTTCGCCCCCCGTCTTCGCAGGCTGCCATCGATACCCCCAGCTTGAAGCTGGCGGGTTTGGCAGCCACGGGCATGGTCGCAGGCATGGCCACCGGCTTGCTCGGTCTCGGCGGAGGCCTGGTGATGGTTCCCCTGATGGTGCAGCTGATGCAGGTGCCAATTCACCTGGCAATCCGCTTCAGCACCCTGGCGGTGCTCACCTCGGCCTCAGTCGCCTCAACCACCTTCCTGCTGGATGGGCGAGCACTGCTGCCGATCGGGATGCTCCTAGGAGGCACAGCAGCTGTTGCCGCACACTGGTCGGCCGCCAGACTGGATCGGGTCAGCGATGGTCAGCTGACCTGGCTGCTGCGGGCCTTAACTCTCATATTTGCGCTCGACAGCGGTCGCAGGGCCCTGGCGCTACTGCTGAGCCGCCCCGGCTGA
- a CDS encoding non-canonical purine NTP pyrophosphatase, translating into MPILVVASGNPHKVAEIGAMLELVELDVLPQPPGLDIEETGATYLANARLKAEAVARITGHWALADDSGIEVDALDGAPGIFSARYAPTDHERIHRLLKELGDSLYRGASFRSAMALADPSGTTRAEAEGICRGQILRAPQGHGPGYDSLFYVREAGCSYALMGPHLKAKLGSRGKAARALAPKLLHLLELSN; encoded by the coding sequence ATGCCGATCCTGGTCGTCGCCAGTGGCAACCCCCACAAGGTGGCCGAAATCGGCGCGATGCTTGAGCTGGTTGAGCTGGATGTCCTGCCGCAGCCGCCCGGTCTCGATATTGAAGAAACCGGAGCGACCTACCTCGCTAATGCCCGTCTCAAAGCCGAGGCTGTTGCCCGCATCACCGGCCACTGGGCCCTCGCCGACGACTCAGGCATCGAGGTGGATGCACTGGATGGAGCTCCGGGTATTTTTTCGGCTCGCTACGCCCCCACCGACCACGAGCGGATTCACCGTCTGTTGAAAGAACTGGGTGACAGCCTTTATCGCGGAGCCAGCTTCCGCAGCGCCATGGCCCTGGCCGATCCATCCGGCACCACCAGGGCCGAGGCTGAGGGGATCTGCCGCGGCCAGATATTGCGCGCTCCCCAGGGTCATGGCCCTGGTTACGACAGCCTTTTTTACGTGCGCGAGGCAGGCTGCTCCTACGCCCTGATGGGCCCCCACCTCAAGGCCAAGCTCGGCAGCCGCGGCAAGGCAGCACGGGCTCTTGCCCCGAAGTTGCTCCATCTGCTGGAGCTGAGCAACTAA
- a CDS encoding ribulose bisphosphate carboxylase small subunit, producing the protein MPFKSTVGDYQTVATLETFGFLPPMTQDEIYDQIAYIIAQGWSPLVEHVHPSNSMVTYWSYWKLPFFGEKDLGVIVNELESCHRAYPDHHVRLVGYDAYTQSQGSCFVVFEGR; encoded by the coding sequence ATGCCTTTCAAGAGCACCGTGGGTGACTACCAAACAGTCGCCACCCTGGAGACATTCGGCTTCCTGCCGCCGATGACCCAGGACGAGATCTACGACCAAATCGCTTATATCATTGCCCAGGGTTGGAGCCCGCTCGTTGAGCATGTCCATCCCAGCAACTCCATGGTTACCTACTGGTCCTATTGGAAGCTGCCCTTCTTTGGCGAGAAGGATCTGGGTGTGATCGTGAACGAGCTTGAGTCTTGTCACCGCGCCTACCCCGACCACCACGTTCGCTTGGTGGGCTACGACGCTTATACCCAAAGCCAGGGTTCCTGCTTCGTGGTTTTCGAAGGACGCTGA
- the psaM gene encoding photosystem I reaction center subunit XII: protein MVSTLSQAEVLIALVVAAHAGVLAVRLCFSLYKA, encoded by the coding sequence ATGGTTTCCACTCTCAGCCAGGCCGAAGTGCTGATTGCCTTGGTGGTTGCTGCCCATGCGGGCGTGCTGGCCGTTCGCCTCTGCTTCAGCCTCTACAAAGCCTGA
- a CDS encoding P-II family nitrogen regulator: MKRLELILSERELDAVIQAMETVGVPGYSVVRHVTGKGPHGSVSEGMEFSGLGANAHVIVFCEADLLNALRAALRPLLTYYGGVAYVTDAEAL; this comes from the coding sequence ATGAAACGCCTCGAACTGATCCTCAGCGAGCGGGAGTTGGACGCGGTGATCCAGGCAATGGAAACCGTGGGTGTGCCCGGTTATTCCGTCGTCAGGCACGTCACCGGCAAGGGTCCGCATGGCTCGGTGTCCGAGGGCATGGAGTTCAGCGGTCTAGGCGCCAATGCCCATGTGATCGTGTTCTGCGAAGCGGATTTGCTGAATGCACTACGTGCAGCACTTCGCCCCCTTTTGACTTACTACGGCGGAGTGGCGTACGTCACAGACGCCGAGGCCCTCTAG
- a CDS encoding lipoyl protein ligase domain-containing protein yields MRLLPSSCHPGARQMAIDSLLLDQRAPAFRLYSWQRPTLSLGFHQRCIEPHWQALAAAGVIDLVRRPSGGRAVLHAGELTYALVWPDPPLSRLQTYGRACAWLVNCFASLGLPLQPGRQAASPQPSSCFATSTAADLGHASGVKRVGSAQLWRRGCLLQHGSILLEPPADLWKLVFGGPPPQLPVLPVDRAELELRLIQAAQAELPASAAGNRTIPLSSEEWELIAATEASYWLALAGPSSLASPEATMERTTWARARPSG; encoded by the coding sequence ATGCGGCTGCTGCCCAGCAGCTGCCATCCGGGAGCCAGGCAGATGGCGATAGACAGCCTGCTGCTGGACCAACGGGCACCGGCCTTTCGGCTCTACTCCTGGCAGCGCCCGACCCTGTCGCTGGGGTTTCACCAGCGCTGCATAGAACCCCATTGGCAGGCGCTGGCAGCGGCGGGGGTGATCGATTTAGTGCGGCGACCCAGTGGCGGCCGTGCCGTGCTCCACGCCGGAGAGCTCACCTACGCCCTGGTGTGGCCGGACCCCCCCCTGTCGCGTCTGCAGACGTACGGCCGCGCATGCGCCTGGCTGGTCAATTGCTTTGCCTCGTTGGGCCTGCCGTTACAGCCAGGCCGGCAGGCCGCCAGCCCACAACCCAGCAGCTGCTTTGCCACCAGTACGGCCGCCGATCTAGGGCACGCCAGCGGCGTCAAGCGGGTTGGCAGCGCCCAGCTCTGGCGCCGCGGCTGCCTGCTGCAGCACGGCTCGATTCTTTTGGAGCCCCCCGCCGATTTATGGAAACTTGTGTTTGGCGGGCCGCCACCCCAATTGCCAGTTCTGCCCGTAGACCGTGCTGAGCTAGAGCTGCGTTTGATTCAAGCGGCCCAAGCTGAGCTGCCTGCGTCTGCTGCCGGCAACAGGACCATCCCCCTCAGCAGCGAGGAATGGGAACTGATTGCAGCGACCGAGGCCAGTTACTGGCTGGCGTTGGCTGGCCCCTCCTCGCTTGCTTCACCAGAGGCCACCATGGAGCGCACCACCTGGGCTAGGGCCAGGCCAAGTGGATAA
- a CDS encoding CRR6 family NdhI maturation factor, translated as MAPVEISESQIRQLDLAALQPWFSLSPEALVQQAGSLELHFNWPRADDDPRELSEIAELRLWSLRADAEAPWLPLLLERGGGQLTRHVAMVLPHQFSRTEGIRFAPESLELWITHRLFSLDAWARLHGLSCRQGLTQMAAVLGYELDGGFWAPLSAGAAQQ; from the coding sequence ATGGCCCCTGTGGAGATTTCCGAGAGTCAGATCCGCCAGTTGGATCTTGCAGCTCTCCAGCCCTGGTTCAGCCTTAGCCCTGAGGCCCTTGTCCAGCAGGCTGGTTCCCTGGAGCTTCACTTCAATTGGCCCCGTGCAGACGACGACCCCCGGGAGCTTTCGGAAATTGCCGAGTTGCGGCTTTGGTCCCTACGGGCCGATGCGGAAGCTCCTTGGCTGCCCCTGTTGCTCGAGCGTGGCGGCGGCCAACTCACCCGCCACGTGGCTATGGTGCTGCCCCACCAATTCAGCCGCACGGAGGGCATCCGTTTTGCCCCCGAGTCCCTGGAACTTTGGATCACCCACAGGCTTTTCAGCCTTGACGCCTGGGCGCGACTGCACGGCTTGAGTTGCCGTCAGGGCTTAACCCAAATGGCTGCGGTGCTTGGCTACGAGCTAGACGGAGGCTTCTGGGCGCCACTTTCAGCCGGGGCGGCTCAGCAGTAG
- a CDS encoding BMC domain-containing protein → MATESMGIALGMIETRGLVPAIEAADAMTKAAEVRLIGREFVGGGYVTVMVRGETGAVNAAVRAGADACERVGDGLVAAHIIARPHREVEPALGNGNYAGQKD, encoded by the coding sequence ATGGCAACTGAATCCATGGGCATCGCCCTCGGCATGATCGAAACTCGGGGGCTGGTGCCCGCGATCGAGGCGGCTGACGCCATGACCAAGGCCGCCGAAGTGCGCCTTATCGGTCGTGAGTTCGTCGGTGGCGGCTACGTCACCGTGATGGTCCGCGGTGAAACCGGCGCCGTCAACGCAGCTGTGCGCGCCGGGGCCGATGCCTGCGAGCGCGTGGGCGACGGCCTTGTGGCCGCGCACATCATTGCTCGCCCCCACCGCGAAGTGGAGCCTGCCCTGGGCAACGGCAACTACGCCGGTCAGAAGGACTGA
- a CDS encoding sodium-dependent bicarbonate transport family permease has translation MDPSLILQNLVSPPVLFFFLGVTAVLVGSDLEIPAPIPKLFSLYLLLAIGFKGGLELQHSGLGGQVLPTIAAAMAMSLLVPLYSYLVLKTRLDGFNAAAIAATYGSISAVTFITAESFLETQNLSFDGFMVAALALMESPAIIVGLLLVKLAAPSQQGAGPKMGWSSVLRESFLNSSVFLLVGSLAIGLLVAAFSPASIDKMLPFTDKLFYGALSFFLLDMGIVAAQRIRDLRQAGAFLIGFSVLMPLFNALVGTLIARGLGLGPGNALLFVVLCASASYIAVPAAMRMTVPQANPSLYISTALGVTFPFNIIVGIPLYMAMINALLPAAG, from the coding sequence ATGGACCCAAGCCTGATTCTGCAGAACCTGGTCAGCCCACCGGTGCTGTTTTTTTTCCTTGGCGTGACCGCCGTACTGGTGGGATCGGATCTGGAAATCCCAGCCCCAATCCCAAAGCTGTTCTCCCTCTATTTGTTGCTTGCCATCGGATTCAAAGGTGGCTTGGAGCTGCAGCACAGCGGCCTCGGTGGCCAGGTGCTGCCCACAATCGCCGCCGCCATGGCGATGTCGCTATTGGTGCCGCTCTACAGCTACCTGGTGCTTAAAACCAGGCTGGATGGCTTTAACGCCGCCGCCATTGCCGCCACCTACGGATCGATCAGCGCGGTGACCTTCATCACCGCCGAGAGCTTTCTGGAAACCCAGAACCTGTCCTTCGATGGCTTCATGGTGGCTGCCCTGGCCCTGATGGAATCGCCGGCCATCATTGTGGGCCTGCTGCTGGTCAAATTGGCAGCCCCTAGCCAGCAAGGTGCGGGGCCGAAAATGGGCTGGAGCTCGGTGCTGCGGGAGTCATTTTTAAATAGCTCGGTATTTCTACTGGTAGGCAGTCTGGCGATTGGCTTATTGGTTGCAGCATTCAGCCCAGCCAGCATCGACAAAATGCTGCCATTCACCGACAAACTTTTCTATGGCGCCCTCAGTTTCTTCCTGTTGGACATGGGGATCGTTGCGGCCCAGCGGATCCGAGATTTACGACAAGCGGGAGCCTTTCTGATCGGCTTTTCGGTGCTGATGCCACTTTTCAATGCCCTAGTAGGCACCCTGATCGCTCGAGGCTTGGGCCTTGGACCTGGTAATGCCCTGTTGTTTGTGGTGCTGTGCGCTAGCGCCTCCTACATCGCGGTACCAGCAGCCATGCGAATGACAGTGCCTCAGGCTAATCCCAGTTTGTATATATCGACAGCCCTGGGAGTCACCTTTCCCTTCAACATCATTGTTGGCATTCCCCTATACATGGCCATGATTAACGCCCTGCTTCCCGCTGCCGGATAA
- a CDS encoding form I ribulose bisphosphate carboxylase large subunit — translation MAKKYESGVKEYRDTYWTPDYIPLDTDLLACFKCTGQEGVPREEVAAAVAAESSTGTWSAVWSELLTDLDFYKGRCYRIEDVPGDKEAFYAFIAYPLDLFEEGSITNVLTSLVGNVFGFKALRHLRLEDIRFPMAFIKTCMGPPNGIVVERDRMNKYGRPLLGCTIKPKLGLSGKNYGRVVYECLRGGLDFTKDDENINSQPFQRWQNRFEFVAEATNLAQQETGEKKGHYLNCTAATPEEMYERAEFAKELGQPIIMHDYITGGFTANTGLAKWCRKNGMLLHIHRAMHAVIDRHPKHGIHFRVLAKCLRLSGGDQLHTGTVVGKLEGDRQSTLGYIDQLRESFVPEDRSRGNFFDQDWGSMGGVFAVASGGIHCWHMPALVAIFGDDSVLQFGGGTHGHPWGSAAGAAANRVALEACVKARNAGREIEREGRDILLEAAKHSPELAIALETWKEIKFEFDTVDKLDT, via the coding sequence ATGGCTAAGAAGTACGAATCCGGGGTTAAGGAGTACCGCGACACGTATTGGACTCCTGATTACATCCCCCTCGACACCGATCTGCTGGCCTGCTTCAAATGCACCGGCCAGGAAGGCGTCCCCCGCGAAGAAGTTGCCGCTGCTGTGGCCGCTGAATCCTCAACCGGCACCTGGTCCGCCGTGTGGTCCGAGCTCCTCACCGACCTCGACTTCTACAAAGGCCGTTGCTACCGCATCGAAGACGTTCCTGGCGACAAGGAAGCCTTCTATGCCTTCATTGCCTATCCCCTCGACCTGTTCGAAGAAGGCTCCATCACCAACGTGCTGACCTCCTTGGTCGGCAACGTGTTCGGCTTCAAGGCCCTGCGCCACCTGCGTCTGGAAGACATCCGCTTCCCGATGGCGTTCATCAAGACCTGCATGGGTCCCCCGAACGGCATCGTGGTTGAGCGCGACCGTATGAACAAGTACGGCCGTCCTCTCCTGGGCTGCACCATCAAGCCGAAGCTCGGCCTGAGCGGTAAGAACTATGGCCGGGTTGTCTATGAGTGCCTACGCGGCGGTCTGGACTTCACCAAGGACGACGAAAACATCAACTCCCAACCTTTCCAGCGTTGGCAGAACCGTTTCGAGTTCGTTGCTGAAGCAACCAATTTGGCGCAACAGGAAACCGGCGAGAAGAAGGGGCATTACCTCAACTGCACCGCTGCAACTCCTGAAGAGATGTATGAGCGCGCCGAGTTCGCTAAAGAACTGGGCCAGCCCATCATCATGCACGACTACATCACGGGAGGCTTCACCGCTAACACCGGTCTTGCCAAGTGGTGCCGTAAGAACGGCATGCTGCTGCACATTCACCGTGCAATGCACGCTGTGATTGACCGCCATCCCAAGCACGGTATCCACTTCCGAGTGCTGGCCAAGTGCCTGCGTCTCTCCGGTGGTGACCAGCTGCACACCGGCACGGTGGTCGGCAAGCTGGAGGGCGACCGCCAGTCGACCCTCGGCTATATCGACCAACTGCGTGAATCCTTCGTCCCCGAAGATCGCAGCCGCGGCAACTTCTTCGACCAAGACTGGGGCTCCATGGGCGGCGTGTTCGCCGTGGCTTCCGGCGGTATCCACTGCTGGCACATGCCCGCACTGGTTGCAATTTTTGGCGACGACTCGGTGCTGCAGTTCGGTGGTGGTACCCACGGTCACCCCTGGGGTTCGGCTGCTGGTGCTGCTGCTAACCGCGTAGCTCTCGAAGCCTGCGTCAAAGCCCGTAACGCCGGTCGTGAAATCGAGCGCGAAGGCCGCGACATCCTTCTGGAAGCAGCGAAGCACAGCCCTGAGCTGGCTATCGCCCTGGAGACCTGGAAGGAAATCAAGTTCGAGTTCGACACCGTCGACAAGCTCGACACCTGA
- a CDS encoding CsoS2 family carboxysome shell protein: MASTSSREAALERRRALTNGGKKAAIRFTSGASRVRSVEDARPTRTAAAQESSASVAKAAPVAAPAVNARAAASHRSLAAPTGSSRTTQARPIANPSRDLVLARREALSKRGKRADTSSDRTRTDLAKIAPIVQAPAAEAKCKCQGENAAAPALMSLSNRTSQTSASSGDRRATAKRLSQLDPSRALVLARREALSKRGKSANAPKSTTAASVSRQGNPDMSARELSQKVRELRAKVGSAGSSRAGGTRPSGPNRHGAKQAAAAEAPWKVGVSETSSGQVVTGTQANRSEKTTGNEAATCRAITGTEYLGAEVFQAFCQSGPVTSQPAKVRVSATTHGNRVTGNEVGRSEKVTGDEPGTCKNVTGTEYVSANQSAAFCGTSSPSPSPRKVGRSQTQGGQAVSGVMVGRSSLVTGDEPGSGKQLTGSQYISDQGQVTGRAPTKVASLHTLRGTGITGTHVGRSEHVTGDEPGSCRLVTGDEYVGSQQYADFCGSKPEPEAAKVGFSVTNRAQIVSGTHTGRSSNVTGDEPGTCKVVTGTPYAGLEQAGDFCNSKSVAEMRQRTPVRGSNRMSGIQPGIGGVLTGAGRGACEAVTGTPYIGGDQLAKVCGAAAAQDSDFPQPLAGSQPWQQFSIQSPARSAQLGREPAGAVTGTSYEQGSRITGPFDLAGDMVTGTEQFRFDRRGSSHIARGSIEVPVSVDEDARPTSRVTGEGISAGLKITGDDWDRGDRVTGTEGVSARRRNPTRPGSKTSMPAALQPKRNEERPEPVSRVTGSSGNTTAGSLITVSGGARG; this comes from the coding sequence ATGGCCAGCACATCCAGCCGGGAAGCAGCTTTGGAGCGCCGCAGGGCTCTCACCAACGGCGGCAAAAAAGCCGCCATCCGGTTCACCTCCGGTGCGAGCCGTGTGCGCTCGGTTGAAGACGCTCGCCCCACCCGCACAGCCGCAGCGCAGGAGTCCTCAGCATCGGTGGCCAAGGCGGCTCCAGTTGCTGCCCCGGCTGTGAACGCTCGGGCTGCTGCCTCTCACCGCAGCCTTGCTGCACCTACCGGCTCCAGCCGGACCACCCAGGCCCGTCCAATCGCAAATCCCAGTAGAGATTTGGTGCTTGCCCGACGGGAAGCCCTTTCCAAGCGCGGCAAACGTGCCGACACCTCCAGCGACCGCACTCGCACGGACCTGGCAAAAATTGCACCCATAGTCCAGGCACCTGCAGCGGAAGCCAAGTGCAAGTGCCAGGGCGAGAATGCTGCTGCACCGGCCCTTATGAGCCTCAGTAACCGCACTAGTCAAACAAGCGCAAGTAGTGGCGATCGCCGTGCCACAGCCAAGCGCCTCTCTCAACTGGATCCCAGCAGGGCCCTTGTGCTTGCCCGGAGAGAAGCTCTCTCGAAGCGTGGCAAGTCAGCTAACGCGCCCAAGAGCACAACAGCCGCTTCGGTATCCCGCCAGGGCAATCCTGATATGAGCGCCCGCGAACTTTCCCAGAAGGTGCGTGAACTGCGGGCCAAGGTTGGCAGTGCTGGTTCCAGCAGAGCCGGCGGCACCCGCCCCTCCGGCCCAAACCGCCACGGCGCCAAACAGGCAGCCGCCGCAGAAGCGCCCTGGAAGGTAGGCGTTAGCGAAACCAGCTCTGGTCAGGTGGTTACTGGAACCCAGGCAAATCGCTCAGAGAAAACCACTGGTAACGAAGCAGCTACCTGCCGCGCCATTACGGGCACCGAATATCTCGGCGCCGAGGTGTTCCAGGCCTTCTGCCAGAGCGGTCCAGTGACAAGTCAACCTGCCAAGGTGCGAGTTAGCGCCACTACCCATGGCAACCGGGTCACTGGTAATGAGGTCGGTCGCTCTGAAAAGGTGACTGGCGATGAGCCCGGTACCTGCAAGAACGTCACCGGAACCGAATACGTTTCCGCCAATCAGTCAGCAGCCTTCTGCGGCACCTCCAGCCCGAGCCCTAGCCCCCGCAAGGTTGGGCGCAGCCAGACCCAGGGAGGCCAGGCTGTATCCGGTGTGATGGTTGGTCGCTCAAGCCTTGTCACTGGTGACGAACCCGGCTCGGGTAAACAACTCACCGGCTCCCAGTACATATCCGATCAAGGCCAGGTGACCGGACGAGCTCCTACCAAGGTTGCAAGCTTGCATACCCTTCGGGGCACTGGCATCACCGGCACCCATGTGGGCCGCAGCGAGCATGTCACCGGTGATGAGCCCGGTAGCTGCCGCCTGGTAACTGGTGATGAATACGTCGGCAGCCAGCAATACGCCGATTTCTGCGGCAGCAAGCCCGAGCCGGAGGCGGCCAAGGTGGGCTTCAGCGTCACCAATCGGGCCCAGATCGTCAGCGGTACCCACACTGGCCGCTCCTCCAATGTCACCGGTGATGAGCCCGGCACCTGCAAGGTCGTAACCGGCACGCCCTACGCCGGCCTTGAGCAGGCAGGGGACTTTTGCAACAGCAAGTCCGTCGCCGAAATGCGTCAGCGCACTCCGGTGCGGGGCTCTAACCGCATGAGTGGCATACAGCCAGGCATTGGTGGTGTTCTCACCGGTGCCGGCCGCGGGGCCTGCGAAGCCGTCACCGGTACTCCCTATATAGGTGGGGATCAACTCGCCAAGGTTTGCGGTGCCGCCGCAGCCCAAGACTCCGACTTCCCCCAACCCCTGGCGGGCAGCCAGCCCTGGCAGCAATTCAGCATTCAATCCCCGGCTCGCTCAGCCCAGCTGGGGCGAGAACCAGCAGGGGCCGTAACCGGCACCAGCTACGAGCAGGGCAGCAGGATTACCGGCCCTTTTGACTTGGCCGGTGACATGGTCACCGGCACCGAGCAATTCCGCTTCGATCGTCGCGGCAGTAGCCACATCGCCCGCGGGTCCATTGAGGTTCCTGTGAGCGTTGACGAGGATGCCCGTCCAACCTCCAGGGTTACCGGCGAAGGCATCTCTGCTGGCTTGAAGATCACTGGTGATGACTGGGATCGGGGTGATCGGGTCACCGGCACGGAAGGAGTTTCAGCCCGGCGCCGCAACCCCACTCGGCCAGGCTCTAAGACCTCGATGCCCGCAGCTCTCCAGCCGAAGCGCAACGAGGAGCGTCCCGAGCCAGTCAGCCGTGTCACCGGTTCCAGCGGCAACACCACGGCCGGTTCTCTGATCACGGTTTCCGGCGGCGCCCGCGGTTGA
- a CDS encoding protochlorophyllide reductase, with the protein MAATAAAGTVLITGTTSGVGLNAASALAKRGWHVVTANRDPVKAAAAAASLGIPPDQLSHLRFDLGDLDSVRVGVETLVASLGRPLDALVVNAAVYKPRLKLPERSPQGYEISMATNHLGHFLLIQLLLGDLQRSSHPSRRVVILGTVTANSKELGGKIPIPAPADLGDCAGFKAGFKAPIAMANGKAFKPGKAYKDSKLCNMITTQELHRRLHESTGIVFSSLYPGCVADSPLFRSTPRAFQTIFPWFQKNITGGYVSQALAGERVGQVVADPDFSASGVHWSWGNRQTKGGQQFSQELSDKASNPETAQTLWEESMKLVGLAPA; encoded by the coding sequence ATGGCCGCAACAGCAGCCGCCGGAACGGTTTTGATCACCGGCACCACCTCAGGGGTGGGCCTCAATGCCGCCAGTGCCCTCGCCAAACGCGGCTGGCATGTGGTTACGGCTAACCGTGATCCCGTTAAAGCCGCTGCTGCCGCAGCCAGCCTGGGGATTCCTCCAGATCAGCTCAGTCATCTGCGTTTTGACCTCGGCGATCTCGACAGCGTTCGGGTGGGAGTTGAAACTTTGGTGGCGTCCCTGGGACGCCCCTTGGACGCCCTGGTGGTTAATGCTGCCGTCTACAAACCGCGGCTAAAGCTGCCTGAGCGCTCCCCGCAGGGCTACGAAATATCGATGGCCACCAATCACCTGGGGCACTTTTTACTGATTCAGTTACTACTGGGCGACTTGCAGCGCTCAAGCCACCCCTCGCGGCGAGTGGTGATTCTCGGCACTGTGACGGCCAACTCCAAGGAACTTGGTGGCAAGATTCCGATCCCAGCTCCAGCTGATCTCGGCGACTGTGCCGGCTTCAAGGCCGGCTTTAAGGCCCCTATCGCCATGGCCAATGGCAAGGCCTTCAAACCTGGCAAGGCCTACAAGGACAGCAAGCTCTGCAACATGATCACGACCCAGGAGCTGCATCGTCGCCTGCACGAAAGCACCGGCATCGTGTTCAGCTCGCTATATCCAGGCTGCGTTGCCGACTCGCCCCTTTTCCGCAGCACGCCGCGGGCATTTCAGACAATTTTCCCTTGGTTCCAGAAAAATATCACCGGCGGATATGTAAGCCAGGCATTGGCAGGAGAGCGGGTTGGCCAGGTGGTGGCCGATCCAGATTTTTCCGCCTCAGGTGTGCACTGGAGCTGGGGCAACCGCCAAACCAAAGGCGGACAGCAATTCAGCCAGGAGCTGTCCGACAAGGCCAGCAACCCCGAAACGGCGCAGACCTTGTGGGAGGAATCAATGAAGCTGGTGGGGCTGGCGCCGGCCTAA
- a CDS encoding BMC domain-containing protein, translating to MALGSSTSSGTQITGTRVGSDSSGASCVITTDSEGSRLARQSSHVQSIELRTYVFLDSLQPQLAAYMGTVSQGFLPIPGDACLWLEVSPGMAVHRVTDIALKASTVRLGQMIVERAFGSLALYHRDQSNVLHSGDVVLEAIGSRVELRSRCEVSWTEIIRAITPDHAVLINRQNRRGSMIQAGMSMFILETEPAGYVLIAANEAEKSSNITVVDVKAVGAFGRLTLAGREGDVEEAAAAAMRAISHINNKAS from the coding sequence ATGGCGCTTGGCTCAAGCACTAGTAGCGGCACCCAGATCACTGGCACCCGGGTGGGCAGCGACAGCTCGGGCGCCAGTTGTGTGATTACCACCGACAGCGAGGGCTCCCGGCTGGCACGCCAATCCAGCCATGTGCAGTCGATTGAGCTGCGCACATACGTATTTCTTGATTCGCTGCAGCCCCAGCTAGCTGCCTACATGGGCACGGTTAGCCAGGGCTTCCTGCCCATTCCCGGTGACGCCTGCTTGTGGCTGGAGGTATCGCCCGGCATGGCTGTGCACCGGGTTACCGACATAGCCCTCAAGGCCAGCACCGTGCGGCTTGGCCAGATGATCGTGGAGCGGGCCTTCGGCTCCTTGGCGCTCTACCACCGCGACCAGAGCAACGTTCTCCACTCCGGCGACGTGGTGCTCGAGGCCATCGGCAGCCGGGTGGAGCTCCGCAGCCGTTGCGAGGTCAGCTGGACCGAGATCATCCGGGCGATCACCCCTGACCACGCCGTGCTGATCAACCGTCAGAACCGGCGCGGGTCGATGATTCAAGCTGGGATGAGCATGTTTATCCTGGAAACTGAGCCCGCCGGTTACGTGCTGATCGCAGCCAATGAGGCAGAAAAATCCTCCAACATCACTGTGGTGGACGTGAAAGCCGTGGGTGCCTTCGGCCGTTTAACCCTGGCGGGGCGGGAGGGTGATGTGGAGGAGGCCGCCGCCGCCGCGATGCGGGCGATCAGTCACATCAACAACAAGGCCAGTTGA